One part of the Macaca mulatta isolate MMU2019108-1 chromosome 6, T2T-MMU8v2.0, whole genome shotgun sequence genome encodes these proteins:
- the B4GALT7 gene encoding beta-1,4-galactosyltransferase 7 isoform X1: MFPSRRKAAQLPWEDGRDITPCPSLQNLPCPQKKPRGQGRICRGSSLPRPLSGLGYAPPRLNPPPQDNGGSRLLSSSLPRKCSVFHLFVACLLLGCFSLLWLQLSCSGDVGRAARGQGQETSGPPRACPPEPPPEQWEEDASWGPHRLAVLVPFRERFEELLVFVPHMHRFLSRKKIQHHIYVLNQVDHFRFNRAALINVGFLESSNSTDYIAMHDVDLLPLNEELDYGFPEAGPFHVASPELHPLYHYKTYVGGILLLSKQHYQLCNGMSNRFWGWGREDDEFYRRIKGAGLQLFRPSGITTGYKTFHHLHDPAWRKRDQKRIAAQKQEQFKVDREGGLNTVKYHVDSRTALSVGGAPCTVLNIMLDCDKTATPWCTFS; this comes from the exons GGATATCACCCCATGTCCATCTCTCCAGAATCTACCCTGCCCCCAGAAAAAGCCCAGAGGGCAAGGGAGAATCTGTAGAGGTTCCAGCCTTCCCAGGCCACTCTCAGGACTGGGCTATGCGCCTCCCCGGCTGAATCCACCACCACAGGATAATGGGGG GTCCAGGTTGCTCTCCAGCAGCCTCCCTCGGAAATGCTCCGTCTTCCACCTCTTCGTGGCCTGTCTCTTACTGGGCTGCTTCTCCCTGCTCTGGCTGCAGCTCAGCTGCTCTGGTGATGTGGGCCGGGCAGCCAGGGGACAAGGGCAGGAGACCTCGGGCCCTCCTCGGGCCTGCCCCCCAGAGCCACCCCCTGAGCAGTGGGAAGAAGACGCATCCTGGGGTCCCCACCGCTTGGCAGTGCTGGTGCCCTTCCGCGAACGCTTCGAGGAGCTCCTGGTCTTTGTGCCCCACATGCACCGCTTCCTGAGCAGGAAGAAGATCCAGCACCACATCTATGTACTCAACCAGGTGGACCACTTCAG GTTCAACCGGGCGGCGCTTATCAACGTGGGCTTCCTGGAGAGCAGCAACAGCACGGACTACATTGCCATGCATGACGTTGACCTGCTCCCTCTCAACGAGGAGCTGGACTATGGCTTTCCTGAGGCTGGGCCCTTCCACGTGGCCTCCCCAGAGCTCCACCCTCTCTACCACTACAAGACTTATGTCGGCGGCATCCTGCTGCTCTCCAAGCAGCACTACCAGCTG TGCAACGGGATGTCCAACCGCTTCTGGGGCTGGGGCCGCGAGGACGATGAGTTCTACCGGCGCATTAAAGGAGCTGGGCTGCAG CTTTTCCGCCCCTCGGGAATCACAACGGGGTACAAGACGTTTCACCACCTGCATGACCCAGCCTGGCGGAAGAGGGACCAGAAGCGCATCGCGGCTCAAAAACAG gaGCAGTTCAAGGTGGACAGGGAGGGAGGTCTGAACACTGTGAAGTACCATGTGGATTCCCGCACTGCCCTGTCCGTGGGCGGGGCCCCCTGTACTGTCCTCAACATCATGTTGGACTGTGACAAGACCGCCACGCCCTGGTGCACATTCAGCTGA
- the B4GALT7 gene encoding beta-1,4-galactosyltransferase 7 (The RefSeq protein has 1 substitution compared to this genomic sequence), whose protein sequence is MFPSRRKAAQLPWEDGRSRLLSGSLPRKCSVFHLFVACLLLGCFSLLWLQLSCSGDVGRAARGQGQETSGPPRACPPEPPPEQWEEDASWGPHRLAVLVPFRERFEELLVFVPHMHRFLSRKKIQHHIYVLNQVDHFRFNRAALINVGFLESSNSTDYIAMHDVDLLPLNEELDYGFPEAGPFHVASPELHPLYHYKTYVGGILLLSKQHYQLCNGMSNRFWGWGREDDEFYRRIKGAGLQLFRPSGITTGYKTFHHLHDPAWRKRDQKRIAAQKQEQFKVDREGGLNTVKYHVDSRTALSVGGAPCTVLNIMLDCDKTATPWCTFS, encoded by the exons GTCCAGGTTGCTCTCCAGCAGCCTCCCTCGGAAATGCTCCGTCTTCCACCTCTTCGTGGCCTGTCTCTTACTGGGCTGCTTCTCCCTGCTCTGGCTGCAGCTCAGCTGCTCTGGTGATGTGGGCCGGGCAGCCAGGGGACAAGGGCAGGAGACCTCGGGCCCTCCTCGGGCCTGCCCCCCAGAGCCACCCCCTGAGCAGTGGGAAGAAGACGCATCCTGGGGTCCCCACCGCTTGGCAGTGCTGGTGCCCTTCCGCGAACGCTTCGAGGAGCTCCTGGTCTTTGTGCCCCACATGCACCGCTTCCTGAGCAGGAAGAAGATCCAGCACCACATCTATGTACTCAACCAGGTGGACCACTTCAG GTTCAACCGGGCGGCGCTTATCAACGTGGGCTTCCTGGAGAGCAGCAACAGCACGGACTACATTGCCATGCATGACGTTGACCTGCTCCCTCTCAACGAGGAGCTGGACTATGGCTTTCCTGAGGCTGGGCCCTTCCACGTGGCCTCCCCAGAGCTCCACCCTCTCTACCACTACAAGACTTATGTCGGCGGCATCCTGCTGCTCTCCAAGCAGCACTACCAGCTG TGCAACGGGATGTCCAACCGCTTCTGGGGCTGGGGCCGCGAGGACGATGAGTTCTACCGGCGCATTAAAGGAGCTGGGCTGCAG CTTTTCCGCCCCTCGGGAATCACAACGGGGTACAAGACGTTTCACCACCTGCATGACCCAGCCTGGCGGAAGAGGGACCAGAAGCGCATCGCGGCTCAAAAACAG gaGCAGTTCAAGGTGGACAGGGAGGGAGGTCTGAACACTGTGAAGTACCATGTGGATTCCCGCACTGCCCTGTCCGTGGGCGGGGCCCCCTGTACTGTCCTCAACATCATGTTGGACTGTGACAAGACCGCCACGCCCTGGTGCACATTCAGCTGA